In a single window of the Micromonospora sp. WMMD1155 genome:
- a CDS encoding LacI family DNA-binding transcriptional regulator, with the protein MATLSDVARRAGVSPATASRVINGSSKPVTDELRERVLAAVAELQYVPNAHAQLLARSHRSAVGVIVHDVSDPYFAEITRGLQRVATDQGRLLMICNSYRDPDRELEYVELLRGHQVAALILAGSGYHDEAFTRQLNEKLAAYEATGGRVAVIGRHEHSGDAVMPDNRTGGYLAGRELCGLGHRAIGVVAGPRILTTTTDRLAGLRQALTEQGRELPERRIRYAEFDRDGGAEATARLLDADPELTAIVALNDSMAIGALATLRARGLAVPQQTSVVGFDDMPIARDVTPALTTVRLPLVDMGARAMSLVLGPGAPAPRVEVLAAELVRRASAGPVPPAVRATAGAMPRARRGEAAT; encoded by the coding sequence ATGGCGACCCTGTCCGATGTGGCGCGCCGCGCGGGCGTCTCACCCGCCACCGCCTCCCGTGTCATCAACGGCAGCAGCAAACCGGTCACCGACGAGCTGCGTGAGCGGGTGCTCGCCGCCGTCGCCGAGTTGCAGTACGTGCCGAACGCGCACGCCCAACTGCTGGCGCGCTCACACCGCAGCGCGGTGGGCGTGATCGTGCACGACGTCTCCGACCCGTACTTCGCCGAGATCACCCGTGGGCTGCAACGCGTCGCCACCGACCAGGGCCGGCTGCTGATGATCTGCAACAGCTACCGGGACCCGGACCGGGAGTTGGAGTACGTGGAGCTGCTGCGCGGGCACCAGGTGGCGGCGTTGATCCTGGCCGGCTCCGGCTACCACGACGAGGCGTTCACCAGGCAGCTCAACGAGAAGCTCGCCGCGTACGAGGCGACCGGCGGGCGGGTCGCGGTGATCGGCCGACACGAGCACTCCGGCGACGCGGTGATGCCGGACAACCGGACCGGCGGCTACCTGGCCGGTCGGGAACTGTGCGGGCTGGGGCACCGGGCGATCGGTGTCGTCGCCGGGCCACGGATCCTGACCACCACGACCGATCGGCTGGCCGGCCTCCGTCAGGCCCTCACCGAGCAGGGCCGCGAGCTGCCGGAACGGCGCATCCGGTACGCGGAGTTCGACCGCGACGGCGGCGCGGAGGCGACCGCTCGACTGCTCGACGCCGATCCGGAGCTGACCGCGATCGTGGCGCTCAACGACTCGATGGCCATCGGCGCGCTCGCCACCCTGCGAGCGCGCGGGCTGGCCGTGCCGCAGCAGACGTCAGTGGTGGGCTTCGACGACATGCCGATCGCCCGCGACGTGACCCCGGCGCTGACCACCGTCCGACTGCCCCTCGTCGACATGGGAGCGCGGGCGATGTCCCTGGTGCTCGGTCCCGGGGCACCGGCGCCCCGGGTCGAGGTGCTCGCCGCCGAGCTGGTCCGCCGGGCCAGCGCCGGGCCCGTTCCGCCTGCCGTCCGCGCCACCGCCGGCGCGATGCCGCGCGCACGGCGGGGGGAGGCGGCGACGTGA